A stretch of Syntrophorhabdales bacterium DNA encodes these proteins:
- a CDS encoding putative metallopeptidase: MALRYEEVTSEVTKLLHKVLADHFGELKNAKIVALFDLKKRMSGGQIVLGRIVKTNHLIRHLTKEEAGSAEGYDYIITIDKKGWEALADKDKVRLLRHELRHTYYDIDSEDNPYKLIDHTVNDFYEEIELNKDDPKWRQKAATMVTDMYEQEKEEAREKRAKQKKGKNRAARNA; encoded by the coding sequence ATGGCACTGAGGTATGAAGAGGTAACGAGTGAAGTAACGAAACTGCTCCACAAAGTTCTTGCCGACCACTTTGGTGAACTGAAGAACGCAAAAATTGTGGCGCTCTTTGACTTGAAGAAGCGCATGTCGGGAGGACAGATCGTTCTCGGCCGGATCGTGAAGACCAATCATCTTATCCGGCATCTCACCAAGGAGGAAGCGGGTTCTGCGGAAGGCTACGATTACATTATCACCATCGACAAAAAAGGATGGGAGGCGCTCGCCGACAAAGACAAAGTGAGACTGCTGCGCCATGAGCTTCGCCACACCTACTATGATATAGATTCGGAGGACAATCCGTATAAGCTGATCGACCACACGGTGAACGACTTCTACGAGGAGATAGAGCTTAATAAAGATGATCCGAAGTGGCGCCAGAAGGCGGCCACAATGGTGACCGATATGTACGAACAGGAAAAGGAAGAAGCAAGGGAGAAAAGGGCGAAGCAGAAGAAAGGCAAGAACAGAGCCGCCAGGAATGCCTGA
- a CDS encoding (2Fe-2S)-binding protein: MKKKDTPDEDITKRGLTRRQFLTTMGVGTAAVAVSGSRPGHAAEEEAVIKAGEMTRITLNINGRRHRLMVEPRWSLLFLLRERLGLTGTKVGCERGECGACTVLINDVPRYACLTLAVEAEGARITTVEGLMKGEELGPVQQAFLEEDAFQCGYCTPGQIMTIEGLLRTKPDPAVDEIRTAMGGNLCRCGTYTHILNAAKRAAALKRKAGGA; the protein is encoded by the coding sequence ATGAAAAAGAAAGACACACCCGACGAGGATATAACAAAGCGGGGCCTGACGCGCAGGCAGTTTCTCACCACCATGGGTGTGGGCACTGCCGCCGTTGCTGTGTCCGGCTCACGTCCTGGTCACGCCGCGGAAGAAGAGGCTGTCATCAAGGCGGGCGAGATGACCAGGATCACCCTGAATATTAACGGGCGGCGTCACCGACTTATGGTCGAGCCTCGATGGTCCCTGCTCTTCCTCCTTCGCGAACGACTCGGACTGACCGGCACTAAAGTGGGCTGCGAGCGGGGCGAGTGCGGCGCCTGCACTGTGCTGATCAACGACGTACCGCGGTACGCCTGTCTGACCCTCGCGGTAGAAGCCGAGGGCGCAAGAATAACCACCGTCGAAGGTCTCATGAAAGGTGAAGAGTTGGGACCGGTGCAGCAGGCTTTCCTGGAAGAGGATGCCTTCCAGTGCGGCTACTGCACGCCAGGGCAGATCATGACAATCGAAGGACTTCTTCGCACAAAGCCTGACCCTGCCGTCGACGAGATCAGAACGGCTATGGGCGGCAATCTCTGCAGGTGCGGCACGTACACGCACATTCTTAACGCAGCGAAACGCGCCGCCGCCTTGAAGCGCAAGGCAGGAGGTGCGTGA
- a CDS encoding xanthine dehydrogenase family protein molybdopterin-binding subunit, whose protein sequence is MSEEMRKSDPPRPWGTTTIIGKRIPRVDAYERVSGSAVYPSDVTFPDMLYGAVLRCPWPNARVVSVDTSDAEKVEGVYAVISGRTPEADILWPYSKEISMKLFDPVCRYEGEPVAAVAAATPYQAWDAALAVKAQYERLPFLADERKALDDGAPRVHEIGNRVTPIQTYERGNIERGFAEADVVLEETYRTECEIHTPMELHGCVAKWERDRLTIWESTQGVYAVQSKVAEVLGLPLSKVRVIGHYMGGAFGSKLQPGKYTIIAALLAKITARPVKLFLTREETFLAVGNRPPANMRIRAGVKRDGRLTALHFSDLGTGGAYPAGGTAFVDWLAKDLYACPNVKTELSDVYINAGPSRPFRAPGHPQGAWALEQMMDALAEAIKMDPVEMRLKNIPLHSQARQGNPPYTTTGLRECLVEGAKAFKWQEARQRAKESRHHSHLCRGVGAASALWVVGSGRPPSTVLVKLFADGSANLNMGASDIGTGTKTVMAMVVAEELGVKPEAIQIENADTGTTQYATPSGGSKTVPTEAPAVRAASLSVKEQLLALAAQDLKTEASALALRDGEIISAADSSKRIKISDVTGLKEQGVLVGIGYRGPNPADKITCPFSAQFCEVEVDTKTGEVKILRFLGTNESGRVMDALTYDNQVFGGITMGIGLAMTEARVLDVAQTGKMLNRNWHDYKIPTALDVPPEMVSVPLNLPDAEANTTGAKGLGEPVTIPTAAAVANAIYNATGVRVTTSCMTPVHLCELFARTKQTGKEKKEG, encoded by the coding sequence ATGAGCGAAGAGATGCGCAAATCAGATCCGCCAAGACCCTGGGGCACCACCACGATCATTGGCAAACGCATACCGCGTGTTGATGCTTACGAACGCGTGAGCGGTTCTGCCGTATATCCTTCGGATGTCACTTTCCCGGATATGCTTTACGGAGCGGTCCTCCGCTGCCCGTGGCCTAACGCCCGCGTTGTGAGCGTAGACACAAGCGACGCCGAGAAGGTGGAAGGTGTATACGCAGTGATTTCCGGTCGGACTCCTGAGGCAGATATTCTGTGGCCCTACTCCAAAGAGATATCCATGAAACTCTTTGATCCCGTCTGTCGTTATGAGGGCGAGCCCGTTGCAGCCGTTGCGGCCGCAACTCCCTACCAGGCCTGGGATGCTGCCCTCGCTGTAAAGGCACAATACGAACGACTGCCCTTCCTGGCGGATGAGCGCAAAGCGCTCGACGATGGGGCGCCGCGGGTGCATGAGATCGGCAACCGCGTCACCCCGATCCAGACCTACGAGAGGGGAAATATCGAGAGAGGTTTCGCCGAAGCCGATGTCGTGCTGGAAGAGACGTACAGGACAGAGTGCGAGATCCACACGCCCATGGAGTTGCACGGATGCGTGGCCAAATGGGAACGCGACCGCCTCACTATCTGGGAATCAACGCAGGGTGTGTATGCCGTTCAGTCGAAGGTGGCTGAGGTTCTTGGGCTTCCGCTCTCCAAGGTCCGGGTCATAGGCCATTACATGGGGGGAGCCTTCGGCAGCAAGCTGCAGCCGGGGAAGTACACCATCATAGCCGCGCTGCTGGCAAAGATCACGGCACGGCCGGTCAAACTCTTTCTCACAAGGGAAGAAACATTCCTGGCTGTTGGAAATCGTCCTCCTGCGAATATGCGAATCAGGGCTGGAGTAAAGAGGGACGGCCGGCTCACAGCGCTTCATTTTTCGGACCTCGGGACAGGAGGCGCCTATCCGGCCGGCGGCACAGCATTTGTGGATTGGCTGGCTAAAGACCTTTATGCATGCCCAAACGTTAAGACAGAATTGAGCGACGTGTATATAAACGCGGGTCCTTCGCGCCCCTTCCGTGCTCCCGGCCATCCGCAGGGCGCCTGGGCTCTCGAGCAGATGATGGATGCACTGGCCGAGGCGATCAAGATGGACCCTGTGGAAATGCGACTCAAGAACATCCCTCTGCACAGCCAGGCGCGCCAGGGCAATCCACCCTACACGACCACAGGATTGAGGGAGTGCCTTGTTGAAGGAGCAAAGGCCTTCAAGTGGCAGGAAGCGCGACAAAGAGCAAAAGAAAGCAGGCACCACAGTCACCTGTGCAGAGGTGTTGGGGCGGCCAGCGCCTTATGGGTGGTGGGCTCTGGACGGCCGCCTTCTACTGTGCTTGTGAAGCTCTTTGCCGACGGCAGCGCCAATCTGAACATGGGCGCCAGCGACATCGGCACCGGCACTAAGACGGTTATGGCCATGGTGGTGGCAGAGGAATTGGGTGTGAAACCCGAAGCCATCCAGATCGAGAATGCGGATACAGGCACCACCCAGTACGCGACGCCAAGCGGCGGAAGCAAGACCGTGCCTACGGAAGCGCCGGCTGTAAGAGCAGCTTCTCTGTCGGTCAAGGAGCAGCTGCTTGCCTTGGCCGCGCAGGACCTTAAAACAGAGGCCTCTGCGCTCGCGCTGAGAGACGGCGAAATCATCTCTGCTGCAGATTCGTCAAAAAGGATAAAGATCAGCGATGTGACCGGGCTCAAGGAACAGGGAGTGCTGGTAGGCATCGGTTACCGTGGGCCGAATCCCGCAGATAAAATAACGTGCCCTTTTTCCGCACAGTTCTGCGAAGTGGAGGTAGATACCAAGACTGGAGAGGTGAAGATACTGCGTTTCCTGGGTACCAACGAGAGCGGGAGGGTGATGGACGCATTGACCTACGATAATCAGGTGTTCGGCGGGATCACCATGGGGATCGGCCTCGCAATGACAGAAGCACGCGTCCTCGACGTCGCGCAGACAGGAAAGATGCTCAACCGCAACTGGCATGACTACAAGATCCCGACGGCGCTCGACGTGCCGCCGGAGATGGTCTCGGTGCCTCTGAATCTGCCTGATGCCGAAGCCAACACCACGGGTGCCAAGGGACTGGGTGAACCGGTCACGATCCCCACTGCGGCCGCTGTAGCCAATGCTATTTACAATGCCACCGGCGTGCGTGTCACCACCTCATGCATGACACCCGTGCACTTGTGTGAACTCTTTGCCAGAACCAAACAGACCGGTAAAGAGAAAAAGGAGGGGTAA
- a CDS encoding xanthine dehydrogenase family protein subunit M produces the protein MLPAFDYVRPKSLPDVFKYLSRGARVQAGGTDLLGCLRDRVFQVSAVVSLSNVKELRGITETGSGLRIGALTTISEIAASQVIRSQYPALAQAAMEVASPQLRNQGTVGGNLCQKPRCWYYRGEFQCLRKGGQTCFAVVGENQYHCILGGDGCYIVHPSDTAPALIALGATLRVAGAAGTREVAIEEFFVPPAKDPTRETILEPGEIITDILLAPPQKGLRSSYRKVRARRSWDFALASLALAVSLTGGRVTTARVLLGGAAPVPWRSRETEELITGKQLDAATIEKAARTAINKAQPMEHNEYKLALFRGLIEEQLQAIRAT, from the coding sequence ATGCTGCCCGCTTTTGACTATGTCCGTCCGAAATCCTTACCAGATGTTTTCAAGTACCTCAGCCGCGGCGCGAGAGTGCAGGCTGGAGGCACCGACCTTTTGGGGTGCCTCCGCGACCGCGTCTTTCAAGTGTCTGCGGTCGTGAGCCTGAGCAACGTAAAGGAACTGCGAGGCATAACAGAGACAGGGAGCGGTCTGCGCATCGGCGCGCTCACAACTATCAGCGAGATTGCTGCGAGCCAGGTCATCCGCAGTCAGTACCCTGCTCTGGCACAGGCAGCCATGGAAGTCGCAAGTCCCCAGTTGAGAAATCAGGGAACGGTAGGCGGCAATCTCTGCCAGAAGCCCCGCTGCTGGTATTACCGCGGCGAGTTTCAGTGCCTGCGCAAGGGCGGGCAAACCTGTTTTGCCGTTGTGGGAGAAAACCAGTATCACTGCATACTCGGCGGCGATGGCTGCTACATCGTGCATCCTTCGGACACTGCGCCGGCGTTGATAGCGCTGGGCGCAACACTACGTGTTGCGGGAGCAGCAGGAACAAGGGAAGTGGCGATCGAAGAGTTTTTCGTGCCTCCCGCAAAGGATCCAACGCGTGAGACAATACTGGAGCCTGGAGAGATCATCACCGACATCCTCCTGGCGCCACCACAAAAAGGTCTGCGCAGTTCTTACCGCAAAGTGAGGGCGCGGCGCTCGTGGGACTTTGCCCTGGCGAGTCTCGCTCTTGCGGTCTCGCTCACCGGAGGACGGGTAACGACCGCGAGAGTCTTACTGGGAGGCGCCGCACCCGTGCCCTGGCGCTCCAGGGAGACCGAGGAACTGATCACCGGCAAACAACTCGATGCCGCTACTATCGAAAAAGCAGCTCGGACAGCAATCAACAAGGCTCAGCCCATGGAGCACAACGAGTATAAACTGGCCCTCTTCCGAGGGCTTATCGAGGAACAATTGCAGGCGATACGTGCTACCTAG
- a CDS encoding ferritin family protein, whose amino-acid sequence MDNRGKIEAIEVALTNEMREREFYLKNAQRTRNPVGKRMFQQIGDEELEHYERLKRLSAEWKKAGKWPDDLPLIVGDTLIKDVLVEVINSVDTGEEKDADDLEAVRTAIGFEEKGAKFYEDLRNQVTAAKEKAFFDLLSKIEREHYLSLKEVEEYFVDPASWFRKAERLNVDGG is encoded by the coding sequence ATGGATAACAGGGGAAAGATAGAGGCGATAGAGGTCGCTCTTACCAACGAGATGCGGGAGCGGGAATTCTACCTGAAGAACGCGCAACGGACCAGGAATCCTGTCGGCAAACGCATGTTCCAGCAGATCGGCGATGAAGAACTGGAGCATTACGAGCGGCTGAAAAGGCTGTCTGCTGAGTGGAAAAAGGCTGGCAAGTGGCCCGATGACCTGCCCCTTATTGTTGGGGACACGCTCATAAAGGATGTGCTGGTGGAGGTCATTAACAGCGTTGACACCGGCGAGGAAAAAGACGCTGACGATCTGGAGGCGGTCAGGACAGCCATAGGGTTTGAGGAAAAAGGCGCGAAATTTTATGAAGACCTGCGCAACCAGGTGACTGCAGCAAAAGAAAAAGCCTTTTTTGATCTCCTCTCCAAAATCGAGCGGGAGCATTACCTCTCACTCAAAGAGGTTGAGGAATACTTCGTCGATCCGGCCTCCTGGTTCCGCAAGGCCGAGCGGCTCAACGTTGATGGCGGCTAG